In a genomic window of Corynebacterium lizhenjunii:
- the dnaG gene encoding DNA primase, with the protein MARGRIPDSDIQAIRERAPIEEIVGEYVSLKPAGYDSMKGLSPFKDEKTPSFHVRPQRGYYHCFSTGKGGDVFNFLMEMEQLSFPEAVEAVAQKIGYQINYQGSGARDDKPGLRQRLIQANKAAHEFYRGQLETPQAQPARDFLLERGFSQELIYEFGCGYAPEGWDTLTKHLLRMGFDYEELEAAGLAKMGKRGPIDMFHRRLLWPIKDLSGNVIGFGARKLFEDDTMGKYMNTRETMLYKKQKVLFGLDLAKKNIAQQHQAVVVEGYTDVMAMYAAGVRTAVASCGTAFGEEHLQVIRRLMLDDSYFNGELIYTFDGDEAGQKAAMRAFAGEQKFSGQSFVAVAPDGMDPCDLRLKRGDAAVRDLVADRIPMFEFVIQTIIGSYRTDTAEGRLQALRRAVPVVADIRDKPLRDEYARRLADWVGWPDPMEVLHQVDNAARAPKKQQRGLRRFEDMAPVRQDAAFFHIPDAKNPVLWPQREALKLALQYPQEAGAYFDGITADAYTNPAYRTVREAITAAGGTTRAQELSPAEWVAQVSDHLPDLNARSFVAELTVEAILPVDISVEAYADSVLSRLQETRVGDQIAHLKAQLGRMRPADDPAIYNAVFADLVALEQARRELNDRAFRGDVTR; encoded by the coding sequence ATGGCTCGAGGCAGAATCCCGGATAGCGACATCCAAGCGATCCGCGAACGCGCGCCCATTGAAGAAATTGTGGGCGAGTACGTCTCCCTGAAACCCGCAGGCTATGACTCTATGAAGGGCTTGAGTCCTTTCAAGGATGAGAAGACGCCCTCGTTCCACGTGCGCCCGCAACGTGGCTATTATCACTGCTTTTCTACCGGCAAGGGCGGCGATGTCTTCAACTTCCTCATGGAAATGGAACAGCTGTCCTTCCCGGAGGCAGTCGAGGCCGTGGCCCAAAAGATTGGCTACCAGATTAACTACCAGGGCTCCGGGGCGCGCGACGATAAGCCAGGCCTGCGCCAGCGCCTGATCCAGGCCAACAAAGCCGCCCATGAGTTCTACCGCGGCCAGCTAGAAACCCCGCAGGCCCAGCCCGCCCGGGACTTCTTGCTTGAGCGCGGCTTTAGCCAGGAGCTCATCTATGAGTTTGGCTGCGGCTATGCCCCGGAAGGCTGGGACACACTGACCAAGCACCTGCTGCGCATGGGCTTTGACTATGAAGAGCTAGAAGCCGCCGGGCTGGCCAAGATGGGCAAGCGTGGGCCCATAGACATGTTCCACCGTCGCCTGCTGTGGCCCATTAAGGACTTAAGCGGCAACGTCATTGGCTTTGGGGCACGCAAGCTTTTTGAGGATGACACCATGGGTAAGTACATGAACACCCGGGAGACCATGCTCTATAAGAAGCAAAAGGTGCTCTTCGGCCTGGACCTGGCAAAGAAGAACATTGCCCAACAGCACCAGGCCGTGGTGGTGGAGGGCTACACCGACGTGATGGCCATGTACGCCGCGGGGGTGCGCACTGCGGTGGCCTCCTGCGGCACCGCCTTCGGCGAGGAACACCTGCAGGTCATTCGCCGCCTGATGTTGGATGATTCCTACTTTAACGGCGAGCTGATCTATACCTTTGACGGCGACGAGGCCGGCCAGAAGGCCGCTATGCGCGCCTTTGCCGGGGAACAAAAGTTCAGCGGGCAATCCTTTGTGGCCGTAGCCCCAGACGGCATGGACCCGTGCGACTTGCGGCTCAAGCGGGGCGATGCCGCCGTGCGCGACCTGGTTGCCGACCGCATCCCGATGTTCGAGTTTGTTATCCAGACCATCATCGGCAGCTACCGCACCGATACCGCAGAAGGCCGCCTGCAGGCACTGCGCCGGGCAGTGCCCGTGGTGGCTGATATTCGCGACAAGCCCCTGCGGGACGAGTATGCCCGCCGCCTGGCGGACTGGGTGGGCTGGCCCGACCCCATGGAGGTTCTCCACCAAGTCGATAACGCCGCCCGGGCCCCCAAGAAACAGCAGCGAGGCTTGCGCCGCTTTGAAGACATGGCCCCCGTGCGCCAAGACGCCGCCTTCTTTCACATCCCGGACGCCAAGAACCCCGTCTTGTGGCCCCAGCGTGAGGCTCTCAAACTGGCGCTGCAATACCCCCAGGAGGCTGGGGCCTACTTCGATGGCATTACTGCCGATGCCTACACCAATCCGGCCTACCGCACCGTCCGGGAGGCCATCACCGCCGCCGGCGGCACGACCCGCGCCCAGGAGCTTAGCCCCGCCGAGTGGGTGGCCCAAGTCAGCGACCACCTTCCGGATCTAAACGCCCGCAGTTTCGTTGCAGAACTCACCGTGGAGGCCATCTTGCCGGTGGACATCTCCGTGGAGGCCTATGCAGACTCGGTGCTCTCCCGCCTCCAAGAAACCCGGGTGGGCGACCAGATTGCCCACCTCAAGGCCCAGCTGGGGCGTATGCGCCCTGCCGATGACCCTGCCATCTACAACGCTGTCTTCGCCGACCTAGTAGCCCTGGAGCAGGCGCGCCGGGAGCTCAATGATCGCGCCTTCCGCGGCGATGTTACCCGCTAG
- a CDS encoding ribonuclease domain-containing protein: MWAMPKAPRHFPTLKPAVGSALVAGLLLAVPLGGCEFADAPTASTAPSATPASGSFEGASASSGAVPPCEELPPEVEDTVADILAGGPFAYPDNDNARFGNYEGVLPEQARNYYREYTVDTPGLRHRGARRIVTGGPAPTAPQVWYYTADHYHSFCQIPSHVTER; encoded by the coding sequence ATGTGGGCTATGCCCAAAGCGCCCCGCCACTTCCCTACCCTAAAACCCGCCGTCGGCTCAGCACTCGTTGCAGGCTTGCTGCTGGCTGTGCCTTTAGGTGGTTGCGAGTTTGCCGATGCCCCCACTGCCTCCACTGCCCCCAGCGCCACCCCGGCCAGCGGTTCCTTTGAGGGGGCATCGGCAAGCTCTGGGGCGGTGCCACCTTGCGAGGAGCTGCCGCCGGAGGTAGAGGACACGGTGGCCGACATCCTGGCCGGAGGGCCGTTTGCGTACCCGGACAATGACAATGCACGCTTTGGAAACTATGAGGGCGTGCTGCCGGAACAAGCACGCAACTACTACCGGGAATACACGGTGGACACCCCGGGGCTGCGCCACCGGGGTGCGCGGCGGATAGTCACCGGCGGGCCGGCACCCACCGCTCCGCAAGTGTGGTATTACACCGCAGACCACTACCACAGCTTTTGCCAGATTCCGAGCCACGTTACGGAGCGATAA